GAGTTTTCTTCGCCAGCTTTGTATGGGTCTTGAGACACGCCAGAGTGAGGGATTGCAACGATAACGTCTGCACCTTCAGCCTTCATTTGAGGCACTAACTCGTTAGCGGTTTCAATGATGTCACGAGCAGTAACTTTACCTTCAAGGTTCTTCTTATCCCACGTCATGATTTGTGGTGGAACGAAACCGATGTAACCCACTTTGATCTCATGTTCTACGCCAGCTGTATCTTCAAACGTGTGTGTCTTGATGATGTAAGGCGTGAAGTAGTGCTCTTTGGTTTCTGCGTCGTAAACGTTAGCACTGATGTATGGGAAATCAGCGTCGTTGATAGACTCTTCTAGGAACTCAAGACCGTAGTTGAATTCGTGATTACCGATGTTTGCTGCGTCATAGCTTAGTTGGTTCATTGCTTTGTATGCAGGGTGAACTTCACCTGCAACGATGCCTTTGTCTGCCATGTAGTCACCCATTGGGCTACCTTGCAGCAAGTCACCGTTATCAACTAATACGCTGTTGGTTACTTCGTTTTGAGCTTCTTTTACTAAAGTTGCAGTACGTGCTAAGCCGATTTTTTTCGATGGCTTGTCTTTGTAGTAATCGTAATCCATTAGGTTGGTATGGATGTCCGTTGTCTCTACGACACGTAGTTTAATCACTTCATCGGTATCTGGTGTTGTTGTACAGCCTGCTAGAGTCAAACCAAGACCCGCAAGTACAGCCAATGACAAAGGTTTCATTGCAACTTTCATTTTGTAGCTCCAAAGTGGATAGTAGAAAATTCGTTGCGTAATGTAACAAAATGGAATGAAACAATGATTACAACGAATGTTAATTCGTGACTTAGATCGATTACTTTATGGTGTTCTGCAAGACGCCTCCCAAAGCTGCTCAATCGATGCGCAATTGGTATCAATTATATTAGTCCATTCATTTCACTTGCTTATCGATAAATTCAATCCCTTATCAGCTTTTCGAATAAAAAATGAAATTTTAGAATTTCCAGTAATATGAGAGGCTCGTCATAATGCCTATATCAAGGACGTATCAGGCAGATGAATAGCAAGGATAGCTCAACACGAAGCTTCTGTTTTCTTCTAGTGCCAATACTCCCATTCACTCAAGTGGATGAGTTAAATCCCATGCTTGGCAAGACCAAGTAATGAATTGCTCGTAACGCGAGCCTTAAAGGAAGCACTGAAATGGACCAAGAACGTTTAACCCACTTAAAACAGCTCGAAGCGGAAAGTATTCATATTATCCGTGAAGTGGCGGCTGAGTTTGATAACCCAGTGATGATGTACTCCATCGGTAAAGATTCTTCTGTGATGCTTCATTTAGCTCGCAAAGCGTTTTACCCAGGCAAGATTCCATTCCCATTATTACACGTTGATACGGATTGGAAATTCCGCGAGATGATTGAGTTTCGTGACCGCACAGCAGAAAAGTATGGTTTTGACCTTTTAGTACATAAGAACCCTGAAGGTATCGAGATGGGTTGTAGCCCATTCGTACATGGTTCTTCGAAGCACACTGACATCATGAAAACTCAGGGCCTTAAGCAGGCGTTAAACAAGTATGGGTTCGATGCTGCTTTCGGTGGTGCGCGTCGTGATGAAGAGAAATCTCGAGCGAAAGAGCGTGTTTACTCATTCCGCGATAAGAACCACACATGGGACCCAAAAAACCAACGTCCAGAGTTGTGGCACACCTACAACGGTCAGGTAAATAAGGGCGAAAGCATTCGCGTATTCCCTCTGTCAAACTGGACTGAACTGGATATTTGGCAATACATCTATCTAGAGAGTATCGATATCGTTCCACTTTACCTTTCTGATAAACGCCCAGTTGTTGAGCGTGATGGCATGCTGATCATGGTTGATGATGAGCGAATGGAGCTGCAAGAAGGTGAAGTAATTGAAGAGAAAAGCGTTCGTTTTCGTACTTTAGGCTGTTACCCACTAACCGGAGCGGTTGAATCTGAGGCGAATACGCTAACAGGCATTATTGAAGAGATGCTGGTGGCGACGTCTAGTGAGCGTCAAGGTCGAGCGATTGACCATGATCAGTCGGGCTCTATGGAGCTGAAAAAGCGCCAAGGTTATTTCTAAGAATCTAAGGAAAGAAAAATGAATAGTGCAGTAGAAGCCGAATTGGCTGAACTAGGGATTGAAGGTTATCTAAGTCAGCATCAGCATAAATCTATGCTTAGATTTTTAACTTGTGGCTCGGTAGATGACGGTAAAAGTACGTTAATCGGTCGCTTGCTCCATGATACAAAACAGATTTATGAAGATCAGCTAGCAGCCGTTCACTCGGATAGCCAACGAGTGGGTACGACAGGTGAGAAACCTGATTTGGCACTGCTTGTTGATGGCCTGCAGGCTGAACGTGAGCAAGGAATTACGATCGATGTGGCTTACCGTTACTTCTCGACTCAAAAACGTAAGTTCATTATTGCTGATACTCCAGGGCATGAGCAGTACACGCGCAACATGGCAACAGGTGCTTCAACCTGTGATCTAGCGGTGATCTTAATTGATGCTCGTAAGGGCGTTCTGGATCAAACACGTCGTCACTCGTTTATTTCTAACCTGCTTGGTTTGAAGCATTTCATTGTCGCTATAAATAAGATGGATCTCGTGGATTACGCACAAGATCGTTTTGAAGAAATTCGCGATGAATACCTAGAGTTTGCTGAAAACCTAGAAGGCGAAACTAACATTCAGATCTTGCCAGTTTCAGCGCTTGAAGGCATCAACGTTGCTGCACCAAGTAAAGAACTAGCATGGTTCGAAGGCCCATCTCTATTAGAAGTGTTAGAGAATGTCGACATCGACCAAAAACGTTCTGCAGGTGAATTCCGATTCCCAGTTCAGTACGTAAACCGCCCTAACTTAGACTTCCGCGGTTTTGCAGGCACTGTGGCTTCTGGCCGCGTGAGTGTCGGTGATGAAATCAAGGCGCTGCCGTCTGGCAAAACCTCTAAAGTTGCACGCATTGTGACCTTTGATGGTGATTTGGAATCTGCGCAAGCGGGTTTAGCGGTAACGCTGACCCTTGAAGATGAGATCGATATCAGTCGCGGTGATTTGATTGTGCTGGAAAACGCTCAGATTGAATCTACTAACCACGTATTGGCTGACATCGTGTGGATGACAGAGCAACCGTTGCAACCGGGCAAAGCTTACGACATCAAGATCGCAGGCAAGAAAACTGTCGGTCAGGTTGAAACGGTTCGTCACCAATATGACATCAACAACCTGTCGACTCACGCTGTCGATGAGTTGCCACTGAATGGCATTGGCTTGTGTGAATGGTCACTGAACGAGACTGTCGCGCTGGATAAATACCGTGAGAGTGCTGATACCGGTGGTTTCATCGTTATCGACCGACTAACCAACGTGACGGTTGGTGCGGGTTTGATTCGAGACCGTTTGGACTCTGTTGAACAGCAAGTCGGTAACTTCTCTGCATTTGAACTTGAGTTCAACGCATTGGTTCGCAAACATTTCCCTCATTGGGATGCCAAAGATTTAAGCCAACTACTGAAGTCATAAACGACCAAGTAACAGCTTATTGAATCAGGCGGAAACCGATCGTTTCCGCCATAAAGGACGGGTATATGTGGCAACAAGGATTTGTATTAGCGATTTTGCTCGGCATCATTACTTGCCTGCTCGTTACCCGTATTAAGCCAAGCTTTATCTTTGCTGGCGCGGCGTTTATTGCTTTTATGGCTGGTATGATCGACTTGTCGAGCTTAGCCAATAATTTCACTAACTCCTCATTACTGACTTTAATTCTTCTGATCCTCGCATCAAGTGCGTTGGAGAAAACTCGCTTAATCAGCTGGGTTAGCCGCAATATCTCTGAAGGTAGGCTAGGTACTGTGGTTGCGAAGTTAGGTATTTCCACAGCGTTACTTTCTTCTTTTACTAATAATACGGCGGTGGTTGTTTCTTTGATCGGAGCGATCAAACGTAATCAACAACATGCGCCATCTAAACT
This region of Vibrio sp. BS-M-Sm-2 genomic DNA includes:
- the cysD gene encoding sulfate adenylyltransferase subunit CysD: MDQERLTHLKQLEAESIHIIREVAAEFDNPVMMYSIGKDSSVMLHLARKAFYPGKIPFPLLHVDTDWKFREMIEFRDRTAEKYGFDLLVHKNPEGIEMGCSPFVHGSSKHTDIMKTQGLKQALNKYGFDAAFGGARRDEEKSRAKERVYSFRDKNHTWDPKNQRPELWHTYNGQVNKGESIRVFPLSNWTELDIWQYIYLESIDIVPLYLSDKRPVVERDGMLIMVDDERMELQEGEVIEEKSVRFRTLGCYPLTGAVESEANTLTGIIEEMLVATSSERQGRAIDHDQSGSMELKKRQGYF
- the cysN gene encoding sulfate adenylyltransferase subunit CysN, coding for MNSAVEAELAELGIEGYLSQHQHKSMLRFLTCGSVDDGKSTLIGRLLHDTKQIYEDQLAAVHSDSQRVGTTGEKPDLALLVDGLQAEREQGITIDVAYRYFSTQKRKFIIADTPGHEQYTRNMATGASTCDLAVILIDARKGVLDQTRRHSFISNLLGLKHFIVAINKMDLVDYAQDRFEEIRDEYLEFAENLEGETNIQILPVSALEGINVAAPSKELAWFEGPSLLEVLENVDIDQKRSAGEFRFPVQYVNRPNLDFRGFAGTVASGRVSVGDEIKALPSGKTSKVARIVTFDGDLESAQAGLAVTLTLEDEIDISRGDLIVLENAQIESTNHVLADIVWMTEQPLQPGKAYDIKIAGKKTVGQVETVRHQYDINNLSTHAVDELPLNGIGLCEWSLNETVALDKYRESADTGGFIVIDRLTNVTVGAGLIRDRLDSVEQQVGNFSAFELEFNALVRKHFPHWDAKDLSQLLKS